A window of Borrelia coriaceae genomic DNA:
TATAGCTCCTGCTACTGTTGCATCTGTAGCTCCATTTGCAGCAGGAATATCAGCAACACCTTTAGTATTTTTAGCTAACTCAGCAGCTGCACTAGTCTCACCTTTAGCAATAGCTTGTAATATGTCAGCCCCAGTTACTGCTCCAACAGCTTTGATTGCATCTTTTGCCACCTTACCTGGATTACTGTTATCAGTGTAATCCTTAGCAAACAATTGACCTGCATTAGTATTAGAATTAGTTCTTTTAGTACCAGCACTACCAGAATCAGCAACAGGATCTAAATTATCCCCAGCAGTAGCATTTCCTTCTTTTCCAAGTACTACATCTACAATACCTTTAATTCCCTTCACTAAACCATCAACATCACCAGGAACACCTGCCTTATCATCACCACCAGGAGCAACATTAGCAATTGGATCATTACCCTCAGCACCTTTTGCTGCATAATTTGCTCCTTCCTCAATTTTTTCTATAGTTTTAATAAATTCGTCAACATCGGTCTTTACCGTTGCATAGTTCTCATTATTAGCAATTTCAGATTTCAATTTCTTCTTAACCAATGTCATAGTGTCAGCAATCTTATTAAAATAAGCACCAATCTCAGATTTTTTGGTCTCAGCTTTAATACCAAGAATATTAGTAATCATATCAGAAAAAGAAGTAAAAATATCTAAGAATCCTTGTCTTAAATTAGATATAGAGAGTATAGAATCCTTTTCCTTTTTAAGTTCTTCTACTGCTCCATTATTACAAGAAAGGAATAGAAAGATAAATAATGTTGCACAAATACTTTTTATTCTAATATTTTTAATATTTATTTTCATATATTACGTGCCTCCTTTTAACCCATCCTTTAACCAAAAGAGGCCAGATACAATCTAAGGGAAAAATCTCCTATACAAGAAATGTTTCCCTTTAATGACTTTATTATTTAGTTTCTTAATTTATCTTCTTACTTACTCGGATGTGAAACAGGTTCTTTTATTTCTCTTGCCTTATCCACTTCTGTTTTTACTTTTTCAAGAACATTCTTTACTGTCTTTTTAATTATATCCTCTACTACCAATAATAACTTATTTACTGCTGTTATTCCTACTTTTTGTACTGCTTTGTAATCATCACCTGAATTATTTGACGCTAGTTTGCCATCTTTAACTAATGAACGTAATGCTACCCCTCCTGCTACTGCTGCCGCTTTAACATCCGTTTTATTCAGATTAGTTGCAGTATCATATACTAGTGCAAACTTTATTTAATGCACTTGTTGTTGCATCTGCAGCACCTCCTATTGTTCCAGTCACATCTCCCTCTGAAGAACCGATAATAGCTGCTAATATTTCTTTCTCACTAACTGTTGACACTATTGTTGTTGATTTATCTCCCGCTGCTGCTTGTGCATGATTACCTATAGTCAAAACCCTAACTCCATCCTTATTATCTGCAATACCTACTGTTACTGCTGTGCTCACTGATCTTGGCTTTTCAATACCTACTTCTCCAGCTGTCTCCACTATCCCTTTCAATGCTTTATATACTATCTTTAATTCATCTGAATTTGCTGATGCTCCATGCTTATTACTATTTGGTACATCACCTATCTTGCTATTATCCCCATTACCAATTTTTTCTAAAGAACCTATGTATTCCTTTAGTTTTTCCAATATATTTTTCGCTACTTCAATAGCTTTATTTAATTCTGATTCCTTATTTTCTTTACCTGATTCTTCTGTTTTATTCCCAATTTTTACTAGTTCTTGCATGGCTTTTTATATTCCACTTGCTAACGCTTTGAAATATTTTCCTACTTTATCCCTAGTTGTATTTGAATCAACAGTAAATCCCAAAGTACCTGAAACTAACTCTATAAATGAATAAAAAGCATTCTCAGTACTTCTACCTACATCCATTAGTACTGCATTTAATCTTTTTTCAGCTGCTGCCTTTTCCCCTGAATTATTACAAGAAAGGAAAAGAGAGATAAATAATGTTGCACAAATACTTTTTACTCTAATATTTTTAATATTTATTTTCATATATTACGTGCCTTATTCTTTCCCTATCTCTCATAATCAAAGAGGCTAGATAAAATTAAAGGAAACCCACTCTCATACAGAGAAATAGTTTTCCTTTAATGAATTTATTTTCTATTTTAATGTTTATCTATTTAGTAGTAGATTGCGTAGTACCAGCTTCTGTAACATCACCAATAATCTCTGAGTATTGTATTTTCTTAATAGCTTCTCTTACTTTATCTAGATTGCTACTTACTGTTTTCCTAATTATTAAGTCAAGTATTCCTAATACCTTATTTACTGCACTTGCTGCAGCTGCTTTAACTGCCCCAGCTTCATTAGCAGCATTAGTAAAACTTACCCTTTTTAGTTATAGCCTTTAATGCAACAGCTGCTACTAGGTCAGCATTACTTTTAGAACCATTATGAGTATCACCACCACTACCAGGCAATTTAGTAGTCAACATCCCGATATCGTTGTTAGCAGCACTAGCATTAGTATTAGCAACAGATGAAGACGGTATTTTAGCAGTTTTAATCTTATTAATCATTGCCCATGGATCTGCTTTTTAGCCACTTCATCCGCTAGTAAAGGTCCAGAGTTGGCAGATGAAGGCGCTACAGCATCACCTTTACCAATAAGTGCTGCACCAGCACCACCAATACCTCCAGCCACTTCAGAACCAGGTTCTCCAGCACTTATTGTCATACCAGAATTTTTTGCAGTCTCAATTATACCTTGAACCCCTTCAATAAAAGAATTAACACTAGTTGGGTCAGCAGCAACAGCAATACCACCAGTACTAGTATTAGCATGGGTACCATCAACAATAGCAGTATCACCAACAGATTCAGCAAGTTTAATTACAGAGTCAATTAGCCTTGCAATAACGTCACTAGTATCCTTAATAACAGCTTCAACACCTCTAGTATCAGCATTAGGGGCAGAAGTTATGTCTTTTGACAACTCCTCTAATTTAATCTTAGTATTCTTTAATCCCTCTCTTATTTTTTCAAAGTGTTTTCCTACTTCACTTCTATTATCGGTAGGCTTAACAGCATTAAATCCTAACGCGTCTCCTATTGCATTGCCAAAAGAAGTGAATATTTCTTGAAAGCTATGACCTATATTGAGAAGAGAATCAGCAAAAGACTTTTTCTTATCAAGTTCTTCTATCCCATTATTACAAGAAAGGAATAAAGAGATAAATAATGTTGCACAAATACTTTTTACTTTAATACTTTTAATATTTATTTTCATGTATTACCTGCATCATTTTTCCCTTGCTTTAAATAAAAAAGCTAAATATAAAAAAAGGAAAACTACTCTCTTGCATAAAGAGAGAAATGTTTTCCTTAAATAATTTTATTATTTTCTTTACATAACTTTATTAAAAACTAATTAGTTTTTACCTTCAGTAGCTTCACCAGTAGTCTCTGAATATTGTATTTTATTAACAGCATCTTTAATTTTACTAAGTTCAAGATTCAATACTTTTATGAATATGTCGTTAAGTACTCCTAGTACCTTATTTACTGAACTTACTGCTGCACCTTTAACTGCACCCTCTTCAGTACTAGCAGTAGCGCTAAATTCACCACCTTGTGTCATGGCCTTAAGAGCTACCCCAGCTGCCAAGTCTGCATTCGTTTTAGAACCAGCATTATCATTATTATTACCAATGGCTAATTGTCCAGCATTATTATTATTGTTACCACCAAAGCCATTAGTAGTAGCATCTTTTATCTTATTAATCATTGCTGCCCATGGATCGGCTTTAGCCACCTCATCTGCCAGAGAAGGACCAGCATTAGCATCAGCTTTAGCACCATTTTTACCAACAAGTGCAGCAGGGGCCTTAGCACCATCTCCAGTCACTCCAGTACCAGCATTTCCCTCATTAACCTTCAAACCAGAATTTTTTGCAATTTCAATAATTTCTTTAACTCCTTCAATAACAACTTGAACATCAGCAGGAGTTGCACCCTTATTAGCAGTAGATGAATTAACCTTACCAATCTCAGTAGCACCACCTTTTTTAGTTACTTCAGCCAATTTGCCTACAGAAGCAATTAATTTGGTAATCACTTCACTAGAAGTACTAATCATAGCCTCAACACCCTTAATATCCGCATGAGGAATAGAAACTATTTGTTTTGCTAACTCATCTAATTTCTCTTTAGTACTCTGTAATCCTTTTCCTACTTTTTCAAAGTGTTCTCCTACTTTACTCCTATTATCAGTAGATTTAACAGCATTAAAGCCTAAAGCATCACCAAATGAACCAAAAATATCTTGAAAGCCATGACCTATTTTGACAAGAGAATCAAAGAAAGAATTTTTCTTCTCAAGTTCTTCTATTACTCCACTATTACAAGAAAGGAATATAGAGATAAATAATGTTGCACAAATACTTTTTATTCTAATATTTTTAATATTTATTTTCATATATTACGTGCCTCCTTTTTCCTCATTACTTAACTAAAGAGGCTACATACAAAAAGAGAAACAGATTCTATCAAAAAAACTGATCCCCAAAACAACTTTATTATTTAGGTTACTACTTATTTTTTATTAATTCTTGGTTGCAAGGAGCTTATTATCAGAAATTACATGAATATCAATTAACATTGATTTTCATGGCTTCTTTAACAAATTTAAGGTCTGAATCAATTGTCATTCTTATTATAAGATAATATAAAGCAACAATGAATTTGAAACAATACCTACAAAAGAAAAATAAAAAGCGAAGAACAACTCAAACAAAAATAATGTTGATTGTGAGCATAACTTTCTTCGCTTTTATTAAAAATAATAATATCTTATTTATTTAAACACCATTATCAGGGGTAACTAAATCAACTTTAATTAAATCTTTGATTGATTTTAAATCAAAATCGATTGTTTTCATTATAGCAAGATTCAAGGTATTTAAAGCCATTTTAATAGCACTTGCTACAGCATTCTTAATCTCATCCTTAGCATCATTACCATTAGAAGCAGTAGCAAATTTACCATCCTTAGCCATTCCTCTTACTACAAGAGCCCCTGCAATTAATGCATCTTTAGCGGCAGCTGCTGCTACTGCATTAGTACCATCTTCATTTTCAGCTAAAGTTTTAACCTTAGTCTCAGAGTGTATTGCTTTTAAGATATCAGCACCAGATACAGCGCCCACAGCTTTAGATGCATCCGCTGCTGCTTTCTTTGCATCACTAGCAATATCTTTCTTAATGAATAAATGAGCCGCACCAGTATCTTGAGCCCTTGCAGTACTACCATCTTCAGCCTTAGTTGTAGTACCAGCTTGATGATTACCTTCAGCTTTGAGCACTATTTCTACTATTTCTTTGAGCCCCTCAATAATATTACCAACCCCAGTTGGTTTACCACTAATATCATTACCTTTAACAACTTTACCAACTTCATCATTAGCACCTTCACCAATTGCACTATATACCTTTTTAGCACCTGCAATTATCTTAATAAGTTTTTCATTCAAAGTTGTTATAGTAGCCTCTGTTCCAACAACATTAGGATGATTTTCATTTTTCATGGTAGTAACAACGTTATTAAGCCTATCTTTAGTACTTTCCAGAGTATCTTGCACTGTCTTAAAATAAGCAGCAACCGCAGATTTTTTAGTTTCAGCATTAAAACCTAAAACACCACCAATCATATCCCCAAAAGAAGTAAAGATAGATAAAAAGTCGTTACCTAAACTAGCCATAGAGGATAAGAACTGATTTCTTTTTTCAAGTTCTTCTATTACTCCATTATTACAAGAAAGGAATAGAGAAATAAATAATATTGCACAAATACTTTTTACTTTAATATTTTTAATATTTATTTTCATATATTACGTGCCTCCTTTTTCCTCATTACTTAACTAAAGAGGCTACATACAAAAAGAGAAACAACTTTCAAGCAGAGAA
This region includes:
- a CDS encoding variable large family protein gives rise to the protein MKINIKNIRIKSICATLFIFLFLSCNNGAVEELKKEKDSILSISNLRQGFLDIFTSFSDMITNILGIKAETKKSEIGAYFNKIADTMTLVKKKLKSEIANNENYATVKTDVDEFIKTIEKIEEGANYAAKGAEGNDPIANVAPGGDDKAGVPGDVDGLVKGIKGIVDVVLGKEGNATAGDNLDPVADSGSAGTKRTNSNTNAGQLFAKDYTDNSNPGKVAKDAIKAVGAVTGADILQAIAKGETSAAAELAKNTKGVADIPAANGATDATVAGAIALRAMAKGGKFAGPQTTPKKDVSDTVKRAAISAVTKALNTLTIAIRKTIDSGLKTIKESMKINASNTSLSIEAPATAK
- a CDS encoding variable large family protein, whose product is MKINIKNIRIKSICATLFISIFLSCNSGVIEELEKKNSFFDSLVKIGHGFQDIFGSFGDALGFNAVKSTDNRSKVGEHFEKVGKGLQSTKEKLDELAKQIVSIPHADIKGVEAMISTSSEVITKLIASVGKLAEVTKKGGATEIGKVNSSTANKGATPADVQVVIEGVKEIIEIAKNSGLKVNEGNAGTGVTGDGAKAPAALVGKNGAKADANAGPSLADEVAKADPWAAMINKIKDATTNGFGGNNNNNAGQLAIGNNNDNAGSKTNADLAAGVALKAMTQGGEFSATASTEEGAVKGAAVSSVNKVLGVLNDIFIKVLNLELSKIKDAVNKIQYSETTGEATEGKN
- a CDS encoding variable large family protein, which gives rise to MKINIKNIKVKSICAILFISLFLSCNNGVIEELEKRNQFLSSMASLGNDFLSIFTSFGDMIGGVLGFNAETKKSAVAAYFKTVQDTLESTKDRLNNVVTTMKNENHPNVVGTEATITTLNEKLIKIIAGAKKVYSAIGEGANDEVGKVVKGNDISGKPTGVGNIIEGLKEIVEIVLKAEGNHQAGTTTKAEDGSTARAQDTGAAHLFIKKDIASDAKKAAADASKAVGAVSGADILKAIHSETKVKTLAENEDGTNAVAAAAAKDALIAGALVVRGMAKDGKFATASNGNDAKDEIKNAVASAIKMALNTLNLAIMKTIDFDLKSIKDLIKVDLVTPDNGV